The Pontibacillus halophilus JSM 076056 = DSM 19796 genomic sequence TCCAAATTTGAAGTGATAATGATGCTCTTCTGCTCGTACCAATCGGTGATGAGTTGAAATAGAAGCTCGGCTCCTTCTTTACTGAATGGAATGTATCCCATCTCATCTAAAATAATTAGATCTACTTTTTTAAAACGGTTCCTAAACTG encodes the following:
- a CDS encoding ATP-binding protein; protein product: QFRNRFKKVDLIILDEMGYIPFSKEGAELLFQLITDWYEQKSIIITSNLEFSQWNRIFVDSRLTAALVDRVIHHAHVLTFSGDSYRVSHALSRQNY